One window from the genome of Magnolia sinica isolate HGM2019 chromosome 4, MsV1, whole genome shotgun sequence encodes:
- the LOC131243617 gene encoding coatomer subunit zeta-2-like isoform X2: protein MKLKCHISQETCPSIKNILLLDSEGKRVAVKYYSDDWPTLGAKLAFEKSVFTKTQKTNARSEVEITMFESYIVIYKFIQDLHFFVTGGDDENELILATVLQGFFDAVGHLLRSNVDKRSALENLDLILLCLDEIVDGGIILETDANVIAAKVATHGLDGGAPFSEQTITQALATAREHFTRSLLK, encoded by the exons ATGAAGCTTAAGTGTCATATATCCCAG GAAACTTGTCCTTCAATAAAAAACATTCTTCTTCTGGATTCTGAAGGGAAACGTGTAGCTGTCAAGTACTATTCTGATGACTGGCCAACACTTGGTGCAAAATTAGCTTTTGAGAAATCTGTGTTTACTAAAACCCAGAAGACAAATGCACGGTCAGAAG TGGAGATAACAATGTTCGAAAGCTACATTGTCATCTATAAGTTCATCCAGGATCTGCACTTCTTCGTTACTGGTGGTGATGACGAAAATGAGCTCATCTTAGCAACAGTTCTTCAGGGATTTTTCGATGCTGTTGGCCATCTCCTCAG GAGTAATGTAGACAAGAGGTCAGCGCTGGAGAATTTGGATCTCATCCTTTTATGCCTTGATGAAATTGTTGATGGAGG GATTATTCTTGAAACTGATGCGAACGTGATTGCTGCAAAGGTCGCAACTCATGGTCTGGATGGTGGAGCACCCTTTTCTGAGCAG ACCATAACTCAAGCACTTGCCACAGCTCGGGAACATTTCACAAGATCTCTTCTCAAATGA
- the LOC131243617 gene encoding coatomer subunit zeta-2-like isoform X1, whose translation MKLKCHISQETCPSIKNILLLDSEGKRVAVKYYSDDWPTLGAKLAFEKSVFTKTQKTNARSEGDMLEITMFESYIVIYKFIQDLHFFVTGGDDENELILATVLQGFFDAVGHLLRSNVDKRSALENLDLILLCLDEIVDGGIILETDANVIAAKVATHGLDGGAPFSEQTITQALATAREHFTRSLLK comes from the exons ATGAAGCTTAAGTGTCATATATCCCAG GAAACTTGTCCTTCAATAAAAAACATTCTTCTTCTGGATTCTGAAGGGAAACGTGTAGCTGTCAAGTACTATTCTGATGACTGGCCAACACTTGGTGCAAAATTAGCTTTTGAGAAATCTGTGTTTACTAAAACCCAGAAGACAAATGCACGGTCAGAAGGTGACATGC TGGAGATAACAATGTTCGAAAGCTACATTGTCATCTATAAGTTCATCCAGGATCTGCACTTCTTCGTTACTGGTGGTGATGACGAAAATGAGCTCATCTTAGCAACAGTTCTTCAGGGATTTTTCGATGCTGTTGGCCATCTCCTCAG GAGTAATGTAGACAAGAGGTCAGCGCTGGAGAATTTGGATCTCATCCTTTTATGCCTTGATGAAATTGTTGATGGAGG GATTATTCTTGAAACTGATGCGAACGTGATTGCTGCAAAGGTCGCAACTCATGGTCTGGATGGTGGAGCACCCTTTTCTGAGCAG ACCATAACTCAAGCACTTGCCACAGCTCGGGAACATTTCACAAGATCTCTTCTCAAATGA
- the LOC131243617 gene encoding coatomer subunit zeta-2-like isoform X3, giving the protein METCPSIKNILLLDSEGKRVAVKYYSDDWPTLGAKLAFEKSVFTKTQKTNARSEGDMLEITMFESYIVIYKFIQDLHFFVTGGDDENELILATVLQGFFDAVGHLLRSNVDKRSALENLDLILLCLDEIVDGGIILETDANVIAAKVATHGLDGGAPFSEQTITQALATAREHFTRSLLK; this is encoded by the exons ATG GAAACTTGTCCTTCAATAAAAAACATTCTTCTTCTGGATTCTGAAGGGAAACGTGTAGCTGTCAAGTACTATTCTGATGACTGGCCAACACTTGGTGCAAAATTAGCTTTTGAGAAATCTGTGTTTACTAAAACCCAGAAGACAAATGCACGGTCAGAAGGTGACATGC TGGAGATAACAATGTTCGAAAGCTACATTGTCATCTATAAGTTCATCCAGGATCTGCACTTCTTCGTTACTGGTGGTGATGACGAAAATGAGCTCATCTTAGCAACAGTTCTTCAGGGATTTTTCGATGCTGTTGGCCATCTCCTCAG GAGTAATGTAGACAAGAGGTCAGCGCTGGAGAATTTGGATCTCATCCTTTTATGCCTTGATGAAATTGTTGATGGAGG GATTATTCTTGAAACTGATGCGAACGTGATTGCTGCAAAGGTCGCAACTCATGGTCTGGATGGTGGAGCACCCTTTTCTGAGCAG ACCATAACTCAAGCACTTGCCACAGCTCGGGAACATTTCACAAGATCTCTTCTCAAATGA